CAGCATGCCGCGCATGAAGGCGCGGATCTCTTGCCAGGTGGGCCAGCGCAGAACGATCTCGTCGTTGCTCATGCCGAGCGCCTGGACGGCGTGATGGGGGCCTCCGCCAGGGCGTGCTCACGGCCGTCGCTGCGGCGGTATCGGTGACAGACCCGCAGCACGTCGAGCACCACGATCCAGGCCACGATGGCGAACACCACGGCCATCCCGGCGTTGAGGCGGGCGTTGAAGATCTGGGCGGTGGTCGCGGTGATGTCGGCGGATTCGGTGAAGGATGCCAGCTTCGTCTCGAGCGCGCGTGCCTGGGCCAGGAAGCCCACGCGCGGACTGGCGTCGAAGACCTTCTGCCAGATGGCGGTCTGGGTGGTGGCCAGCAGCCAGGCCAGGGGCAAGGCAGTGACCGCGCACATCGCACCACGCCCCATCTTGAAGAGCACCGCCGTGCACAGGCAAAGGGCGATGACGGCGAGGGTCTGGTTGGCGATGCCGAACAGGGGCCACAGGCTGTTGATG
The window above is part of the Pseudomonadota bacterium genome. Proteins encoded here:
- a CDS encoding carbon starvation protein A; translation: INSLWPLFGIANQTLAVIALCLCTAVLFKMGRGAMCAVTALPLAWLLATTQTAIWQKVFDASPRVGFLAQARALETKLASFTESADITATTAQIFNARLNAGMAVVFAIVAWIVVLDVLRVCHRYRRSDGREHALAEAPITPSRRSA